The following are encoded together in the Jaculus jaculus isolate mJacJac1 chromosome 3, mJacJac1.mat.Y.cur, whole genome shotgun sequence genome:
- the Dchs1 gene encoding protocadherin-16, producing MQKKLGIVPSCPGMKSPRPLLLLPLLLLLVAGVPGAWGQAGSLDLQIDEEQPAGTLIGDISAGLPAGTAPPPMYFISAQEGSGVGTDLAIDEHSGVVRTARVLDRERRDRYRFTAVTPDGATVEVTVRVADINDHAPAFPQARAALQVPEHTALGTRYPLEPARDADAGRLGTQGYALSGDGAGETFRLETRPGPNGAPVPELIVTGELDRENRSHYMLQLEAYDGGSPPRRAQALLDVTLLDINDHAPAFNQSRYHAAVSESLAPGSPVLQVFASDADAGANGAVTYEINRRQSEGDAPFSIDAHTGLLRLERPLDFEQRRVHELVVQARDGGAHPELGSAFVTVHVRDANDNQPSMTVIFLSADGSPRVSEAAPPGQLVARISVSDPDDGDFAHVNVSLEGGEGHFALSTQDSVIYLVCVARRLDREEKDAYNLRVTATDSGTPPLRAEAAFVLHVTDVNDNAPVFDRQLYRPEPLPEVALPGSFVVRVTARDPDQGTNGQVTYSLAPGTHARWFSIDPTSGIVTTAASLDYELEPQPELIVVATDGGLPPLASSATVTVALQDVNDNEPQFQRTFYNASLPEGTQPGTCFLQVTATDADSGPFGLLSYSLGAGLGASGSPPFRIDAHSGDVCTTRTLDRDQGPSSFDFTVTAVDGGGLKSMVYVKVFVADENDNPPRFYPREYATSVSAQSSPGTAVLRVRAHDPDQGPHGRLSYHILAGNSPPLFALDEHSGLLTVAWPLARRANSVVQLEIGAQDGGGLKAEPSAQVNISIVSGTPTPPIFEQLQYVFSVPEDVAPGTSVGIVQAHNPPGRLGPVTLTLSGGDPRGLFSLDSPSGLLQTFRPLDRELLGPVLELEVRAGSGVPPAFAVARVRVLLDDVNDNSPAFPASEDTVLLPPNTAPGTPIYTLRALDPDSGANSRVTFTLLNGGDGAFAVDPTTGHVRLMGPLGPPGGPARELELEARDGGSPPRSSHFRLRVVVQDLGTHGLAPRFSSPTYRVDLPSGSTPGTQVLQVQAQAPDGSPVTYHLAADGPSSPFGVDPQSGWLWVRTALDRESQELYTLKVTAVSGSKAELGQQTSTATVRVSILNHNDHSPRLSEEPTFLAVAENQPPGTSVGRVFATDRDSGPNGRLTYSLQQLSEDSKAFRIHPQTGEVTTLQTLDREKQSSYQLLVQVQDGGSPPRSATGTVHVAVLDLNDNSPMFLQASGAAGGGLPIQVPDRVPPGTLVTTLQAKDPDEGENGTILYTLTGPGSELFSLRPHSGELLTAASLIRSERPHYVLTLSAHDQGSPPRSASLQLLVQVLPSARMAQPPDHTDPDPAAPVPVVLTVTAAEGLRPGSLLGSVAPVEPPAAAGAGSLTYTLVGGADPEGTFALDAASGRLYLARPLDFEAGPAWRALTVRAEGPGGAGARLLRVQVRVQDENEHAPAFARDPLALALPENPDPGAALYTFRASDADGPGPNSDVRYRLLRQEPPAPALRLDARTGALSAPHGLDREATPALLLLVEAADRPANASRRRAARVSARVFVTDENDNAPVFASPSRVRLPEDQPPGPAALHVVARDPDLGEAARVTYRLAAGGDGHFRLHAATGALSVVRPLDREQRAEHVLTVVASDHGSPPRSSTQLLTVSVVDVNDEAPAFQQHEYSVLLRENSPPGTSLLTLRATDPDLGANGQVTYGGVSGESFSLDPNTGILTTLRALDREEQEEINLTVYARDKGSPPLLTHVIVRVTVEDENDHAPTFGNTHLSLEVPEGQDPQTLTTLRASDPDGGVNGQLQYRILDGDPSGAFALDLASGQFGTMRPLDREVEPAFQLRIEARDGGQPALSATLLVTVTVLDANDHAPAFPVPSYSVEVPEDAPAGTLLLQLQAHDPDAGANGRVMYYLGAGTAGAFLLEPASGELRTATALDREHCASYAFSVSAVDGAAAGPLSTTVPVTITVRDVNDHAPTFPTSPLRLRLPRPGPSLNTPTLALATLRAEDRDAGANASILYRLAGTPPPGTTVDSYTGEIRVARSPVALGLRDRVLFIVATDLGRPARSATGVVIVGLQGEPERGPRFPRASSEAVLRENAPPGTPISSPKAVHAGGSHGPITYSILSGNEKGIFSIQPSTGAITVRSAEGLDFETNPRLRLVLQAESGGAFAFSVLTLTLQDANDNAPRFLRPHYVAFLPESRPLEGPLLQVEADDLDQGSGGQISYSLAASQPARGLFHVDPATGTITTTAILDREIWAETRLVLMATDRGSPALVGSATLTVMVIDTNDNRPTIPQPWELRVSEDALLGSEIAQVTGNDVDSGPVLWYVLNPSGPQDPFSIGRYGGRVSLTGPLDFEQRDHYHLQLLARDGPHEGRANLTVLVEDVNDNAPTFSQSLYQVMLLEHTPPGSAIISVSATDRDSGANGHISYHLASAAEGFSVDPNNGTLFTTVGALALGQEGLGVVDVVLEARDHGAPGRAARATVHVQLQDQNDHAPSFTLPHYRVAVTEDLPPGSTLLTLEATDADGSRTHATVDYSIISGNRGRIFQLEARLAEAGESVGPGPQAMGCLVLLEPLDFETLTQYNLTVVAADRGQPPRSSAVPVTVTVLDVNDNPPVFTQAAYRVAVPEDMPVGAELLHVEASDADPGPHGLVRFTLSSGDPLGLFELDESSGALRLAHPLDCETQARHQLVVQAADPAGAHFSLAPVTVEVQDVNDHGPAFPLNLLSTSLAENQPPGTLVTTLHAIDGDAGAFGRLRYSLLEAGPGPEGREAFSLNSSTGELRARVPFDYEHTGSFRLLVGAADAGNLSASVTVSVLVTGEDEYDPVFLAPAFHFQVPEGAQRGHSLGHVQATDEDGGADGLVLYSLASSSPYFGINQTTGALYLQVDSRAPGSATAVSGGGGRTRREAPRELRLEVVARGPLPGSRSATVPVTVDITHTALGLAPDLNLLLVGAVAASLGVVVVLALAALVLGLVRARSRKAEAAPGPMSQAAPLASGSLQKLGREPPSPPPSEHLYHQTLPSYGGPGAGGPYPRGGSLDPSHSSGRGSAEAAEDDEIRMINEFPRVASVASSLAARGPDSGIQQDADGLSDTSCEPPAPDTWYKGRKAGLLLPGAGATLYREEGPPATATAFLGGCGLSPAPTGDYGFPADGKPCVAGALTAIVAGEEELRGSYNWDYLLSWCPQFQPLASVFTEIARLKDEARPCPPAPRIDPPPLITAVAHPGAKSVPPKPASTAAARAIFPAASHRSPISHEGSLSSAAMSPSFSPSLSPLAARSPVVSPFGVAQGPSASALSAESGLEPPDDPELHI from the exons atgcagaagaagctgggcattgtgCCCTCCTGCCCTGGCATGAAGAGCCCCAGGCCCCTCCTCCTGCTACCACTTTTGCTGCTGTTGGTGGCTGGGGTGCCAGGAGCCTGGGGTCAGGCAGGGAGCCTGGACCTGCAGATAGATGAGGAGCAGCCGGCAGGCACACTGATCGGGGACATCAGTGCGGGGCTTCCAGCAGGCACAGCTCCTCCTCCCATGTACTTCATCTCTGCCCAGGAGGGCAGCGGTGTGGGGACAGACCTGGCCATTGATGAACACAGTGGGGTCGTCCGTACAGCCCGTGTCCTGGACCGTGAGCGGCGGGACCGCTACCGCTTTACTGCAGTCACTCCTGATGGTGCCACCGTGGAAGTCACCGTGCGAGTGGCTGACATCAACGACCACGCACCAGCTTTCCCACAAGCTCGGGCTGCCCTGCAGGTACCTGAGCATACAGCTCTTGGCACCCGCTACCCACTGGAGCCTGCTCGTGATGCAGATGCTGGGCGTCTGGGAACCCAAGGCTACGCACTGTCCggtgacggggctggagagacctTCCGGCTGGAAACGCGTCCTGGTCCTAACGGGGCCCCAGTGCCTGAGCTGATAGTTACCGGGGAACTGGACCGGGAAAACCGCTCGCACTAcatgctgcagctggaggcctaCGATGGCGGTTCACCACCCAGGAGGGCTCAGGCCTTGCTGGACGTGACGCTCCTGGACATCAATGACCATGCCCCAGCTTTCAACCAGAGCAGATACCATGCCGCAGTGTCCGAGAGCCTGGCCCCAGGCAGCCCTGTCTTGCAGGTCTTTGCATCGGACGCAGATGCCGGTGCCAACGGGGCTGTGACGTACGAGATCAACCGGAGGCAAAGCGAGGGTGACGCGCCTTTCTCTATCGACGCGCACACAGGGCTCCTGCGGCTGGAGCGGCCGCTGGATTTTGAGCAACGACGGGTTCATGAATTGGTAGTGCAGGCACGGGATGGCGGGGCTCACCCAGAACTGGGCTCGGCCTTTGTGACGGTACACGTGCGAGACGCCAACGACAATCAACCCTCCATGACTGTCATCTTCCTGAGCGCCGACGGCTCCCCCCGCGTGTCTGAGGCTGCCCCACCTGGACAGCTCGTTGCTCGCATCTCTGTGTCAGATCCAGATGACGGTGATTTTGCCCATGTCAATGTGTCCCTGGAAGGTGGGGAAGGCCACTTTGCCTTAAGCACCCAAGACAGTGTCATCTACCTGGTGTGTGTGGCTCGGAGGCTGGACCGGGAGGAGAAGGATGCTTACAACTTGCGAGTTACAGCCACAGACTCGGGCACACCCCCACTGCGGGCCGAAGCTGCCTTTGTGCTGCACGTCACTGACGTCAACGACAACGCACCTGTCTTTGACCGCCAGCTGTACCGGCCTGAGCCTCTGCCCGAGGTTGCGCTGCCTGGCAGCTTCGTGGTGAGGGTGACAGCCCGGGATCCTGACCAAGGCACCAATGGTCAAGTCACCTACAGCCTGGCCCCCGGCACTCACGCTCGCTGGTTCTCCATCGATCCCACCTCAGGCATCGTCACCACTGCTGCCTCACTGGACTATGAGCTTGAACCTCAGCCGGAGCTGATCGTGGTAGCCACAGATGGGGGCCTGCCCCCTTTAGCATCCTCCGCCACTGTTACTGTGGCCCTACAAGATGTGAATGACAATGAGCCCCAGTTCCAAAGGACTTTCTACAATGCCTCACTGCCTGAGGGTACCCAGCCTGGAACCTGTTTTCTGCAG GTCACAGCCACAGATGCTGACAGTGGCCCGTTTGGCCTCCTCTCCTACTCTTTGGGTGCTGGACTGGGAGCTTCTGGATCCCCCCCATTTCGTATTGATGCCCACAGTGGTGATGTGTGCACAACCCGGACCCTAGACCGTGACCAGGGGCCCTCAAGCTTTGACTTCACCGTGACGGCCGTAGATGGG GGAGGCCTCAAGTCCATGGTATATGTGAAGGTATTTGTGGCTGATGAGAATGACAACCCACCTCGGTTTTACCCGCGGGAGTATGCTACCAGTGTGAGTGCGCAGAGTTCACCAGGCACAGCTGTGCTGAGGGTGCGTGCCCATGACCCTGACCAGGGACCCCACGGACGACTCTCCTACCACATCCTGGCTGGAAATAGTCCCCCGCTCTTTGCCTTGGATGAGCACTCAG GACTGCTGACAGTAGCCTGGCCCTTGGCCAGACGGGCTAATTCTGTGGTGCAGCTGGAGATCGGGGCTCAAGATGGAGGTGGCCTGAAGGCAGAGCCCAGTGCCCAAGTCAACATCAGCATTGTGTCTGGAACGCCCACACCACCTATATTTGAGCAACTACAGTATGTTTTTTCAGTGCCAGAAGATGTGGCACCAGGCACCAGTGTGGGCATAGTCCAGGCACACAACCCACCAG gTCGCTTGGGTCCTGTAACTCTCACCCTATCAGGTGGGGATCCCCGGGGACTGTTCTCTCTAGATTCACCCTCAGGACTGTTGCAAACGTTTCGTCCTCTGGACCGGGAGCTTCTGGGGCCAGTCCTGGAGCTGGAAGTACGAGCAGGCAGTGGAGTGCCCCCAGCTTTTGCTGTGGCTCGAGTGCGCGTACTGCTCGACGATGTGAATGACAACTCCCCTGCCTTCCCTGCATCTGAGGACACTGTGCTGTTGCCGCCAAACACTGCCCCAGGAACTCCCATCTACACCCTGCGGGCTCTGGACCCTGACTCCGGTGCCAACAGCCGAGTCACCTTTACACTACTTAATGGAGGTGATGGGGCATTCGCTGTGGACCCCACCACAGGCCACGTACGGCTTATGGGACCCCTAGGACCTCCAGGGGGGCCAGCTCGTGAGCTGGAGCTGGAGGCCAGGGATGGCGGCTCCCCACCGCGCAGCAGCCACTTTCGACTTCGAGTGGTGGTGCAGGACCTCGGGACTCACGGGCTGGCTCCGCGGTTTAGTAGCCCTACCTACCGTGTGGACCTGCCCTCAGGCTCCACTCCTGGAACTCAGGTCTTGCAAGTGCAGGCCCAGGCGCCAGATGGGAGTCCCGTCACTTACCACCTTGCGGCGGATGGACCCAGTAGCCCCTTCGGCGTGGATCCACAGAGTGGGTGGCTGTGGGTACGGACAGCGCTGGACCGTGAGTCCCAGGAGTTATACACTCTGAAGGTAACGGCGGTATCTGGGTCCAAAGCTGAACTGGGGCAACAGACAAGCACAGCCACTGTGAGGGTCAGCATACTCAACCACAATGACCACAGTCCCCGCTTGTCTGAAGAGCCCACTTTCCTGGCCGTGGCGGAGAACCAACCCCCAGGGACCAGTGTAGGGCGGGTCTTTGCCACTGACCGCGACTCGGGACCTAACGGACGTCTGACCTACAGCCTGCAACAGTTGTCAGAGGACAGCAAGGCCTTCCGCATCCACCCCCAGACTG GAGAAGTGACCACACTGCAAACCCTGGACCGGGAGAAGCAGAGCAGCTACCAGCTCCTGGTGCAGGTTCAAGACGGGGGAAGCCCACCCCGCAGTGCCACGGGCACAGTGCACGTTGCGGTGCTTGACCTCAATGACAACAGCCCCATGTTCCTGCAGGCTTCGGGAGCTGCTGGCGGGGGCCTCCCTATACAG GTACCAGACCGGGTGCCTCCAGGAACATTGGTGACAACTCTGCAGGCCAAAGATCCGGATGAGGGAGAGAACGGCACCATTCTGTACACCCTAACTG GTCCCGGCTCCGAGCTCTTCTCCTTGCGCCCTCACTCAGGGGAGCTGCTCACCGCAGCATCTCTGATCCGGTCGGAGAGGCCCCACTATGTGCTAACTCTGAGCGCCCACGATCAAGGCAGCCCCCCTCGAAGTgccagcctccagctgctggtgcaG GTGCTTCCCTCCGCTCGCATGGCCCAGCCGCCCGATCACACCGATCCTGACCCGGCAGCGCCAGTGCCCGTCGTTCTCACGGTGACCGCGGCGGAAGGCCTTCGCCCAGGCTCGCTGTTGGGCTCGGTGGCCCCCGTGGAGCCGCCGGCCGCCGCCGGGGCGGGCTCGCTCACCTACACCCTGGTGGGCGGTGCGGATCCCGAGGGCACGTTCGCGCTCGACGCCGCTTCGGGCCGCCTGTACCTGGCGCGGCCCTTGGACTTCGAGGCGGGCCCGGCGTGGCGCGCGCTCACGGTGCGCGCCGAGGGCCCCGGCGGCGCGGGCGCGCGGCTGCTGAGGGTGCAGGTGCGCGTGCAGGACGAGAACGAGCACGCGCCCGCCTTCGCGCGCGACCCGCTGGCGCTGGCGCTGCCCGAGAACCCGGACCCCGGCGCGGCGCTGTACACGTTCCGCGCGTCCGACGCCGACGGCCCGGGGCCCAACAGCGACGTGCGCTACCGCCTGCTGCGCCAGGAGCCGCCCGCGCCCGCGCTGCGCCTGGACGCGCGCACCGGGGCGCTCAGCGCTCCGCACGGCCTGGACCGGGAGGCCACCCCCGCGCTGCTGCTGCTCGTGGAGGCCGCCGACCGGCCCGCCAACGCCAGTCGCCGGCGGGCGGCGCGCGTTTCCGCTCGCGTCTTCGTCACCGACGAGAACGACAACGCGCCGGTGTTCGCGTCGCCGTCGCGCGTGCGCCTGCCCGAGGACCAGCCGCCGGGGCCCGCCGCGCTGCACGTGGTGGCCAGGGACCCCGACCTGGGCGAGGCCGCGCGCGTGACCTACCGGCTGGCCGCCGGGGGCGACGGCCACTTCCGGCTGCACGCTGCCACGG GGGCGTTGTCGGTGGTGCGGCCGCTGGACCGCGAGCAGCGAGCCGAGCACGTGCTGACCGTGGTGGCCTCGGACCACGGCTCGCCGCCGCGCTCGTCCACTCAGCTCCTGACCGTCAGCGTGGTGGACGTCAACGACGAGGCGCCCGCTTTCCAGCAGCACGAGTACAGCGTCCTCTTGCGTGAGAACAGCCCGCCCGGCACGTCTCTGCTCACTCTGCGGGCGACTGACCCCGACCTGG GGGCCAATGGGCAAGTGACTTACGGTGGTGTCTCTGGCGAGAGCTTCTCTCTGGACCCAAACACTGGCATTCTCACGACTCTGCGGGCCCTGGATAGGGAAGAGCAGGAGGAAATCAACTTGACCG TATATGCCCGGGACAAGGGCTCGCCACCCCTGTTGACTCACGTCATAGTGCGAGTGACTGTGGAGGATGAGAATGACCATGCTCCAACCTTTGGGAATACCCATCTCTCCCTGGAAGTGCCTGAAGGCCAGGACCCCCAGACCCTTACCACACTACGGGCCTCTGACCCAGATGGAGGTGTCAATGGGCAGCTGCAGTACCGCATCCTGG ATGGGGACCCATCAGGAGCCTTTGCCCTAGATCTTGCCTCTGGGCAGTTTGGCACCATGAGGCCACTAGACCGGGAGGTGGAACCAGCATTTCAGCTGCGGATAGAGGCCAGGGATGGAGGCCAGCCAGCCCTCAGTGCCACCCTGCTTGTGACCGTGACAGTGCTGGATGCTAATGACCACGCCCCAGCCTTTCCTGTACCTTCCTACTCTGTGGAGGTTCCCGAGGACGCACCCGCAGGGACCCTGCTGCTGCAACTCCAGGCTCACGACCCTGATGCTGGGGCCAACGGCCGCGTGATGTACTACCTGGGTGCGGGTACGGCAGGAGCCTTCCTCCTGGAGCCTGCCTCTGGGGAACTGCGCACAGCTACAGCCCTGGACCGAGAACACTGCGCCAGCTATGCCTTTTCTGTGAGCGCAGTAGATGGCGCAGCCGCGGGGCCCCTGAGCACCACGGTGCCTGTCACCATCACAGTGCGTGATGTCAATGACCACGCACCCACCTTCCCCACCAGTCCTCTGCGCCTCCGACTACCTCGCCCAGGCCCCAGCCTCAATACTCCAACCTTGGCCCTGGCCACACTGAGAGCTGAAGATCGTGATGCTGGTGCCAATGCCTCCATCCTGTACCGGCTGGCAGGCACACCTCCTCCTGGCACCACTGTTGACTCTTACACTGGTGAAATTCGTGTGGCCCGCTCCCCTGTAGCCCTGGGGCTCCGGGATCGTGTCCTCTTCATTGTGGCTACTGACCTTGGCCGTCCAGCTCGCTCTGCCACTGGTGTGGTCATTGTTGGACTACAAGGGGAGCCTGAGCGCGGACCCCGCTTTCCCCGGGCTAGTAGCGAGGCTGTACTCCGTGAGAATGCACCCCCAG GGACTCCAATCAGCTCCCCCAAGGCTGTCCATGCAGGGGGGTCACATGGACCAATCACCTATAGCATTCTCAGTGGGAACGAGAAGGGGATATTCTCCATTCAGCCCAGTACAG GAGCCATCACAGTTCGTTCAGCAGAGGGGTTGGACTTTGAGACGAACCCACGGCTGCGATTGGTGCTGCAGGCAGAGAGTGGAGGGGCCTTTGCTTTCTCTGTGCTGACCCTGACCCTGCAAGATGCCAATGATAATGCCCCTCGTTTCTTAAGGCCGCACTACGTAGCTTTCCTACCAGAGTCCCGGCCCTTGGAGGGGCCCCTGCTGCAG GTGGAGGCAGACGACCTGGATCAAGGCTCGGGAGGACAGATCTCCTACAGTCTGGCTGCATCCCAGCCAGCACGGGGCTTATTCCATGTCGACCCAGCTACAGGCACCATCACTACCACAGCCATCCTGGACCGGGAGATCTGGGCTGAAACTCG GCTGGTACTGATGGCCACAGACAGAGGAAGCCCAGCCCTGGTGGGCTCAGCCACCCTGACGGTGATGGTCATCGACACTAATGACAACCGGCCCACCATCCCCCAGCCCTGGGAGCTGCGAGTGTCAGAAG ATGCACTGCTGGGCTCAGAGATTGCACAGGTAACTGGGAATGATGTAGACTCTGGACCAGTCCTGTGGTATGTGCTGAACCCATCTGGGCCTCAAGATCCCTTCAGTATTGGCCGTTATGGAGGGCGTGTCTCCCTCACGGGCCCTCTGGACTTCGAACAGCGTGACCActaccacctgcagctgctgGCACGTGACGGTCCTCATGAGGGCCGTGCAAACCTCACTGTGCTTGTGGAGGATGTTAATGACAATGCACCTACCTTCTCACAGAGCCTCTACCAG GTCATGCTGCTTGAGCACACCCCCCCAGGCAGTGCCATCATCTCCGTCTCTGCCACTGACCGGGATTCAGGTGCCAATGGTCACATCTCCTACCATCTGGCTTCCGCTGCTGAGGGCTTCAGTGTGGACCCCAACAATG GAACTTTGTTCACAACAGTAGGAGCTCTGGCCTTGGGCCAGGAGGGATTGGGAGTAGTGGATGTGGTTCTAGAAGCACGAGACCATGGAGCTCCAGGCCGGGCAGCTCGAGCCACAGTACACGTGCAGCTGCAGGACCAGAATGACCATGCCCCAAGCTTCACACTGCCACACTACCGTGTGGCCGTGACTGAAGATCTGCCTCCTGGTTCTACCTTGCTCACTCTGGAGGCCACAGATGCCGACGGAAGCCGCACCCATGCCACTGTGGACTACAGCATCATCAGTGGCAATCGGGGCCGAATTTTCCAGCTGGAAGCCCGGCTGGCTGAGGCTGGAGAAAGTGTCGGACCAGGTCCACAAGCAATGGGATGTCTAGTATTGCTTGAGCCTCTGGATTTTGAAACCCTGACACAGTACAATCTAACTGTAGTTGCCGCCGATCGGGGACAACCACCTCGCAGTTCTGCTGTGCCAGTCACTGTGACGGTACTGGATGTCAATGACAATCCACCTGTCTTTACCCAGGCAGCCTACCGTGTGGCAGTACCTGAGGACATGCCTGTCGGAGCTGAGCTCTTGCATGTGGAGGCCTCTGATGCTGACCCTGGCCCTCATGGCCTTGTGCGTTTCACCCTCAGCTCGGGTGACCCTTTGGGGCTCTTTGAGCTGGATGAGAGCTCAGGTGCCTTGAGACTGGCTCACCCTCTGGACTGTGAGACCCAGGCTCGACATCAGCTTGTAGTGCAGGCAGCTGACCCTGCTGGGGCACACTTTTCTTTGGCACCAGTGACAGTTGAAGTCCAGGATGTGAATGACCATGGCCCAGCCTTCCCGCTGAACTTGCTTAGCACCAGCCTAGCAGAGAACCAGCCTCCGGGCACTCTTGTGACCACTCTGCATGCAATTGATGGGGATGCTGGGGCTTTTGGCAGACTCCGCTATAGCCTGTTGGAGGCAGGGCCAGGGCCTGAGGGTCGTGAGGCATTTTCATTGAACAGCTCAACAGGGGAGTTACGGGCACGGGTGCCCTTTGACTATGAGCACACTGGAAGCTTCCGGCTGCTAGTCGGTGCTGCTGATGCTGGGAATCTCTCAGCCTCTGTCACCGTGTCAGTGCTGGTGACAGGAGAAGACGAGTACGACCCCGTATTCTTGGCTCCAGCTTTCCACTTCCAGGTGCCTGAAGGTGCCCAGCGTGGCCATAGCCTAGGTCATGTGCAGGCCACAGACGAGGATGGGGGTGCTGATGGCCTGGTGCTCTATTCCCTGGCCTCCTCGTCCCCCTATTTTGGAATCAACCAGACTACAGGTGCTTTGTACCTACAAGTGGACAGCCGGGCTCCAGGCAGCGCAACAGCAGTCTCTGGGGGTGGGGGCCGGACCCGGCGTGAAGCCCCACGGGAGCTCCGGCTAGAGGTGGTTGCCCGGGGGCCTCTGCCTGGATCCCGGAGTGCCACAGTACCTGTGACTGTGGACATCACCCACACTGCCCTGGGCCTGGCTCCTGACCTCAACTTGCTATTGGTGGGGGCTGTGGCAGCCTCCTTGGGTGTCGTGGTGGTGCTTGCTCTGGCAGCTCTGGTCCTAGGGCTAGTTCGAGCCCGTAGCCGCAAGGCGGAGGCAGCCCCTGGCCCAATGTCACAGGCAGCACCCCTGGCCAGCGGTTCCCTGCAGAAGCTGGGCCGAGAACCACCCAGTCCACCGCCCTCTGAACATCTTTATCACCAGACTCTCCCCAGCTATGGTGGGCCAGGAGCTGGAGGACCCTACCCCCGAGGTGGCTCCCTGGACCCGTCACACTCAAGTGGCCGAGGCTCAGCAGAGGCTGCAGAAGACGATGAGATACGCATGATCAACGAGTTCCCCCGTGTGGCCAGTGTGGCCTCCTCCCTGGCTGCCCGTGGCCCTGACTCGGGCATCCAGCAGGATGCAGACGGACTGAGTGACACATCCTGTGAGCCACCTGCCCCTGACACCTGGTATAAGGGCCGCAAGGCAGGGCTGCTGCTGCCAGGGGCGGGCGCCACACTGTACCGAGAGGAGGGCCCCCCAGCTACCGCCACAGCCTTCCTGGGGGGCTGTGGCCTGAGCCCTGCACCCACTGGGGACTatggcttcccagctgatggcaagccGTGTGTGGCGGGTGCGCTGACAGCCATTGTGGCTGGCGAGGAGGAGCTCCGCGGCAGTTATAACTGGGACTACCTGCTGAGCTGGTGCCCTCAGTTCCAGCCTCTGGCCAGCGTCTTCACAGAGATTGCTCGGCTCAAGGATGAAGCTCGGCCATGCCCCCCTGCTCCCCGTATTGACCCACCACCCCTCATTACTGCTGTGGCCCACCCGGGAGCCAAGTCCGTGCCCCCCAAGCCCGCCAGCACGGCAGCAGCCCGCGCCATCTTCCCAGCAGCCTCTCACCGCTCCCCCATCAGCCACGAAGGCTCCCTGTCCTCGGCTGCCATGTCTCCCAGCTTCTCGCCCTCCCTGTCTCCTTTGGCTGCTCGTTCACCGGTCGTCTCACCTTTTGGGGTGGCCCAGGGCCCCTCAGCTTCAGCACTCAGCGCAGAGTCCGGCCTGGAGCCACCTGATGACCCTGAGCTGCACATctag